Proteins co-encoded in one Schistocerca piceifrons isolate TAMUIC-IGC-003096 unplaced genomic scaffold, iqSchPice1.1 HiC_scaffold_1738, whole genome shotgun sequence genomic window:
- the LOC124737620 gene encoding hepatoma-derived growth factor-related protein 2-like, translating to MVKLRSQRPSNMDTEEQQLVSAGNVEPGTSSSTSTLFEDITCENVGAGAQEVVPPPTSPQGDVEKEVVPPPEKQEPESGNLPGGYSLQAILERVLNYQAEFAQQQVERNRQQAERDRRLAENLLAQQAQRDRRQAERDQQLVQSLENMKKEIADMEQNFESIPKAVQELTEQVNNLQVANTNRVDEIGVLANRVEKLETDSTQLVEQKWNEQATKIETEFNSWLELKECEVDKNINSKVQAAIANRGSESFSTAVNSQVQNDVQTIKQILSEDIPQWQVNMNKRISDLEKGLAQSRKHLEQEPLSPTAHGFGNAQTYTRYNNGESVVDNAKSCSFGSEHTAYVQGAKPYSIDLIQEDAKSACDHSRNNGSGCKHDRNSSAHNHNQGNGGGGNKRQEHSQNGSNGRGQNGYGQTTYNKRRRFDDRYESGMSGTNRGKNARGQWQSNYSDSKRNWQQNQRRSPERQGNDRYDNNRPPPQNAPIAQPWRPTNQSVHIVEVADNSLPSTSQATNPTN from the exons atggttaagttgcgtagtcaacgtccgagcaatatggatactgaggagcaacaattagttagtgcaggaaatgtggaaccgggtacctcaagtagtactagtactctctttgaggatataacatgtgagaatgtgggggcaggggcacaggaagtggtgccaccgcccactagtcctcaaggggatgtagagaaagaagttgtaccaccaccagaaaagcaggaaccagagagtggtaatctgcctggtgggtattcgcttcaggctatattagagcgcgtgctgaattaccaggcagaatttgcgcaacagcaagtcgagcgaaaccgccagcaagctgagcgagatcgtaggctagcagaaaatttacttgcccagcaagctcagcgagatcgccggcaagctgagcgggaccagcaacttgtgcaatcgttagagaacatgaaaaaagagattgcagatatggaACAGAATtttgagtcgatacctaaggccgtgcaggagctgactgaacaggtcaacaacctgcaagtagcaaacactaacagggtagacgaaataggtgtattagccaatcgagtagaaaagctagaaacagattccacgcagcttgtagagcagaagtggaacgaacaagcaactaaaattgaaacagaattcaactcatggctagaattGAAGGAGTGTGAggttgacaagaacattaattccaaagtacaagcagccatagcaaatagaggatccgaatcgttcagtaccgcagtgaatagtcaggtacagaacgacgtgcaaaccatcaaacaaatactcagtgaggatattccgcagtggcaagtgaatatgaacaaacggatatccgacctggagaagggtttagcacaaagcagaaaacatttggaacaggaacctctgtcgccaacagcccatggttttggcaacgcacaaacttatacgcgatacaacaatggggaatctgtagtcgataatgcgaagagctgtagcttcggttcggagcacacagcatatgtccaaggagcaaaaccat attctatagacttgatacaggaagacgcaaaatcagcgtgtgatcactcgcggaataatgggtcaggatgtaaacatgacagaaatagtagtgcacacAACCACAACcaaggaaatggtgggggtggtaacaagcggcaagaacattcgcaaaatggtagtaatggtagaggccagaacgggtatggacaaacaacctATAACAAAagacgtcgatttgacgaccggtacgaatctggaatgtcagggaccaaccgcgggaaaaatgcgcgaggtcagtggcagagcaattatagtgatagtaaacgaaattggcagcaaaatcagcgaagaagcccagagcgacagggtaatgaccggtatgacaacaatagaccaccgccgcaaaacgcgcctattgcgcagccgtggcggccgacaaatcagagtgtacatatagtggaggtcgcggacaatagccttccaagtacttcacaagcaactaatccaacaaactag